The sequence CGGTGGCGAGAGCTCGTCCAATTTCAAGACGGCGCTGAGCACCATAGGAAAGATTTCTGGCCTCTTCATTCGCCTGACGATGTAGGCCAACCTTTTTCAGAAGCCCACGACTGGTATCCACAATTTCCTCTTCTTCACGTCTGGTCGCTGGTCCTCGGAATATAGCACCCAATATTAATGCTTTTGTTCGGCAATGTCTGCCAATCATCACATTTTCAAGTACACTCATACTAGGAAAGAGACGAATATTCTGAAACGTCCTGGCCATCCCAATTTTTGTTATATTATTGGGCTTCATACCATTCAACCTGGTTTTCTTTCCAGTCTCAGGATTACGCAAATAAATATCGCCTGCAGTCGGAGTATAAATACCTGTTAAACAGTTAAAAAATGTGGTTTTCCCAGCACCATTAGGGCCGATCAGGGCCACGATTTCACCAGGATGAATATCAAGATCAATCTTATCTATAGCCTTGATGCCCCCAAAGTTTTTGGTCAGGCCGCTTACTTGTAATATTGCTTCACTCATGGCTGACTCACTCACTTATGGTGGACTGTTTTTTAAACCGATAACTGCGCCTGACATTGGAAATAATGCCATCCGGCTTAAAGACCATCATTACAACCAGAATTCCACCAAAGGCAAGCATACGATACTCGGAGAGGGCACGTAAATACTCGGGCATCAGGATCAAAATAAGTGCTCCGAAGATGACCCCGACAATGGACCCCATACCACCCAGAACGACGATGGAGAGAATGATTGCTGACTCCAGAAAGGTAAAACTTGCAGGATTGACGAAGGTTGTTTTGGCCGCAAAAATAACTCCGACAATACCGGCCCAGAAAGCGCCAAGACTAAAGGCAATGAGTTTTGTCTTGGTTTTGTCGATGCCCATGGCCTGGCAGGCGATCTCATCTTCACGCAGCGCAAGCCACGCCCGCCCAAGACGTGAATCCTGAAGCCTGTTGACCACGAAAATCGTAAAAATAACCAGTGCAACAACTATATAATAGATATAGATGATACCTGATTCAAAATTCATATCCATGCCAAAAAAACTTGGACGGGGAATATTGGCAATGCCACTGGGCCCACTGGAAAAGTCATTCCAGTTTTCAAGAATAAGTCGAATTATTTCACCAAACCCCAGGGTAACAATGGCAAGATAATCGCCGCGCAAACGAAGTACTGGAAAACCCAGAAGAATACCTAGAAAAGCAGCAAATAAACCACCAATTGGCAGAACGGCCCAGAACCCCATACCAAAGTGGAGATTCAGCAAAGCATAACTGTAGGCCCCGACGGCATAGAAAGCAACATAGCCAAGGTCGAGTAACCCGGCAACTCCGACCACAATATTCAATCCCAGTCCTAGCACCACGTACATGAGTGCAGTGGTCATGATATTGGTTTGGTACGTGGAAAAGAAATAGGGAAAAGCAACCGCAAACACCAGAACTGCAAGACACAAGGGGTAGAGAAAGCGTGGTTCCCTCAAAATTCGATGCACAAAAGGCTCGTTGACAACCTTAATTACTTTTTTACGGCCGGAAAGGCGCTCTTTACGAAGAAGATATACCTTAGCCAGAATAGATATGACAAAACTGCCGAGTGCAATAAAAAACATGTTATCCCAGCGCCAGTCAACAGTTCGCTCAATGGGATTGACCTTTATCACCATAATTGGAAAAGTGAGAAAGGCAAACCAGAGTGAGATAAGGGCCGATCGTTTAAGTTCTTTTACAGGAAACATACATATACCAGGTTACACTTTCTTGGTTTCAGCCTTACCGAGAAGCCCGGAAGGTTTAAAAATGAGGATCAACACCAACAGCGAAAAGGCAAAAACATCTTCATAGTCAGAAGAGACATAGCCTGTTGCAAAACTCTCGGTCAGACCAAGGACAAGACTGCCAAGCACAGCACCAGGAATAGAACCAATTCCACCAAGTACCGCGGCGGTAAAGGCCTTGATCCCTGCAATAAAACCGATATAGAAATTGATCTGACCAATGTGAGAGGCAATAAGCATCCCCCCAATGGCAGCAAGTGCCGAACCTATAACAAAAGTGGCTGAGATCACGCGATCCACATTAATTCCCACAAGCACCGCCATGGTCTTATCCTGGGCTGTGGCACGCATGGCCTTTCCAATCTTGGTAAACTTAATAAGAAAAGTAAGCCCGATCATTACCAGCGCTGTCGTTACAAGAATTACGAGATCAGAAGAACCGACAATATGAGCCACCGGCTCCATAAAGGGAAAGTCAGGAATAAGCTCTGGGAATGGGAGAAAATCCGAGGTCTGGGCAAGTAAAACATAGTTTTGCAGGAATATGGACATTCCAATGGCACTGATCAGCGGAGCAAGCCGTGGTGCCTTGCGCAGGGGACGATAGGCAAGTTTCTCAACGGTAAATCCGTAGGCACTGGACCAGACAGCAGCGGCAAGGCCTGCAATAATGACAATTGACAGTAGGGGAAACCCATAAATGGAGAGGACCGTGGCGATGATAAAGGATGTAAAAGCCCCTATCATATAAATCTCACCATGAGCAAAGTTAATAAGACCAATAATACCGTAGACCATGGTATAGCCAAGGGCGATCAGGGCATAAATAGAGCCCCTGGTCAGTCCGCCGAAAAAAAGTTCAATAAAATAATCCATATTGTATTCAGACCGCAGCAAAAAGAAGCGCCTGGAACAAATTTACTCTGTTCCAGGCGTGAACCAACTCATACAAACAACAAGTGTTCTCGTTATTCTACTACTACATACTTACCATCTTTTACAACATACATTACGAAACCAACTCCAACAGCATCGCCCTTGGCATCAAAATGAATGTTTCCAACGGGAGTTGCAACTGTTTCTGTCTGCAGAGCTTTCACAACAGCAGCGCTATCGGTGGTTCCTGCCTTTTCAATAGCATTCAAAAGAGCAAGAGCGGCAGAGTAGGCGTTCTCAAAAAAGGCGCCAGGGTCTTCATTGTAAGCTTTCTTGTGAGCTTCAATGGCAGCAATAGCAACGGGATTGGCTGAATTATCCTGTGGACCTGATGCGTAAACACCTTCAGCATTGTCACCGGCTACTTTGATAAAGGTATCGTCCTTTACACCATCATCAGAAACGAAGGGAATATCCATACGTTTCTTTTTCATCATGGAAACAATTTTAGAAGCTTCAGGGTGGTATCCACCAAATATCACAGCATCGGCACCTGTACGTTTAATTTTCTGTACAATTGCAGTGTAATCCACGGCACCTGGAGTCACACCTTCAAAAAGTGCAACCTCAGCCTTTCCGGATGCTTTCACGAGTCCCTCTGCAATCTCAGCGAGTCCCTTACCATAATCACCCTTATCATGAATAACGGCAATTTTCTTGGCACCGAGGGTTCCAATGGTGAAATCAACCATGGCCTCTGCCTGAGCATCATCGGGGGCTATTGTTCTGAAAAAATTAGAATAGTCACCGGATTTGGTTAAATCAACGGCAGTGGCGGAAGGAGACATGACTATAACGCCAGCCTCTTTATAGATTGGAAGAGCAGCTTTGGTAGCGCCTGAGCAGATATGACCGAGTACAACATCGACACCATCTGTGACGAGCTTTGTTGCAGTGTTAGTTGCAACTTCCGGCTTACAGACATCATCTTCAATCAAAAGCTCAACTTTATTACCATTTATTCCGCCTTTTGCGTTGTATTGTTCAACTACAAGCTCAGCAGCTTTAACTGTTGGAAGACCATAGGAAGCGAGATCGCCACTTTGGGCACCGGCAACACCGAGTTTAATTGTGTCTCCAGCAATACCAGCAGCTGGTATGGCCATGGCAAAGCCTAAGGCAACGGTTGCAACAAACAATTTTTTCTTCAATCCAAAATGCATTGTCTTCTCCAAAAATTAGAAATTTGATCTTTACCCGTCCAATGCCATTAACAAACAAAAGCAGTTTGACATAAAATAGGGCTGGAACTCTCCATAAATGTTAGTATCATTATCACGTCGTTTAGTCAAAAAAAAGAAATCGAGAATAATAGCAATCATTAAAAAGTCACGTCTTTTTTTGATTTTTTTCTCATAAGAATTGCTACCAAATTGTCCCTTCGCTCAAGCATATGTCACAGAAATTTTCCAGCCTCTATTTTTTTGGTCGTCCCTTCAGTCCTCTGTACAGCGGAATCATGAAGATAAGAGAGTCTCTTTATCTCAGAGGAATAAAGAGGCGTTATACATTTGACGTTCCGGTAATATCAGTTGGTAACCTCACAATGGGGGGAACCGGCAAAACACCCGTTGTTGGAATGCTTGCCTCACTGCTTTTCAAGAGAGGGTTCAAACCCGCTATTATCTCAAGAGGATACGGTGGTGGAGCCGACAGCAGGGTCAATGTGGTATCGGACGGCAAAGAGACATTCCTGGATGCCAAAGCTGCAGGTGATGAACCTTGTTTCCTTGCATCATCACTCCCGGGCGTACCGGTGCTCACAGGAATAGTCAGAGCCCTTCCCTGTCGTCATGCCATTGAGAAACTGGGCTGCAATGTTCTTATTCTCGACGATGGCTTTCAGCACATGTCTGTCCGGCGTGACCTTGATCTTGTTCTTTTCAGTGCTGCCAAGCTTGCCGGAAACAGCAGAGTATTCCCAGGAGGTGACTTACGTGAGCCTGTAAGTGCCCTAAAAAGATGTCATGCATTTATGATCACCGGAATAACCGAAGTATTACAGGAACGAGCTGAAAAATTTGCTGAACTTTTACAACGAAGATTCCCGGGAAAACCGGTCTTCTTCACTTCTTACCAGGCCATAGGGGCGACATCACTGAAAGAGAGGCAAGACCAGGAAATTTCTACTCTCCCCTCTCCCCTCTTTGGATTTTGCGGGATTGCCCAGCCTGAGCTCTTCAAGGAAACCCTTACGAAAAATGGTATCTCACCTGCCGGTTTCATGCCCTTAAAGGATCACCAGCCATTCACTCCTTCTTTGATAAAAAAGATTGAACACCAGGCTGAACAATGCAACGCCAGGGGATTGATCACCACGGAAAAAGATCTTGTCAAACTGGCTCCAGACAGTTTTCAACTTCCTTGCTTCGGGCTCAAAATGAAAGTGAAAGCTGAACCTGAATTTGAAACATTTCTTAAGGAAATCCTTCCCGACACCCTTCTAAACTAATCTAAAAGCTCTCTGACTCTCTGGCTTTTGCGAAAGAACAACTCCACCTCAAAAAAGATGTCTTTTTTCACTCAGTTGTGTCATTTGGAACACAGGCATGCCTGTGAGCGTCAAAAAACACACACCAATCTATCTTGTTGTTTTTATGACATATCAATTTAAAAAAGCCTCAAAATAACGCCAATCTGGTCGTGGTACGTTTTTTGCATAACAATTTGCAGAACTTAAACAAAAAACTGTATTCTATTCACATATAAGGATTTACAATGACCTCAATTTCACTCAATCCGCATCAGCATACATTGAAAAAATCGGTAAGCTGTTATGGAGTTGGGTTGCATTCCGGCGACCCGGTGACGCTTACCATCAGACCAGCCTCCGAGAATTCCGGGATTCGTTTTTTTCGCATCGACCTTGACGATAAGCAGGGTATTCCTGCTCATATGGATAAAGTAGTGGATACCAGACTGGCTACCACCATTGCAGACAAGGAAAAATACGTTTCAACTACTGAGCATATCATGGCTGCCCTTCAAGGCTACGGTGTTGATAATGCCACGATTGAACTTGATGGTGCAGAAGTACCCATTATGGATGGCAGTGCAGGTCCTTTTATGCTCCTTCTGAAAAAAGCTGGCCTCAAAAAACAGAGGGCCATGCGAAAAGTCCTCCGCATCACCAAAAAAATTGTTTTCACTTCAGGCGACACAGAGATCAAGATTCTTCCCTACGAAGGCTTTAAGGTCAGCGGCGAAATTCATTTTGATGCCCCTATTATTAAAACCCAATCCTACTCCATTGATCTCACCTCTGAGAAATTTGCCAAAGAAATTTCCCGTGCCAGAACATTCGGCTATGTTGAACAGGTTGAAGAACTCTGGGCAAACGGACTGGCTCAGGGAGGAAACCTCGACAACGTCATCGCCATTCACTGGGACAGGAACACCATCCTCAATGAAGGCGGGTTACGCTTTGCTGACGAATTCATTCGCCACAAAGTTCTTGATCTTATCGGTGACCTTGCCCTGCTCGGTTGCCCCATACTTGGTCACGTGATAGCCTCCCGTTGCGGACATACTCAGCATCTCGGTTTCTTGATGGCCCTCGTACAGGCTGCAGACTGCTGGGAAATTGTGGAGCTTGAAACCAAAGGCGGTCAATCGGTATTTCATCAGGTTGCATCAACAACCAAGGCGATGAGCAAACAAATCATTCCGCTTATTGTCCCGCAACCACTCAACCCTGCAAATAATGTCGCCAGCGCATCCTGCTGATTGCACACGACCTTACTCCCTGTATAATAGATACAGGGAGAGTTCTATCTATTCACCTATAATTTTCACCAATACTCGTTTCTTGCGTCTCCCTGCAAATTCACCATAAAAATTTATTTGTTTCACATATTACACGTGAGTCATGCTGTTTTTTTATTAGCGTCACTCTCTTCCCGGAGATGAAACCACGACATCATAGGGGCAGTTCAGGTTTAACAGCTCGGAAAATGCTGCATCAGGTAATGGCGGGCTGAAGAGGTACCCCTGAATCTGCATATCCTTACTGTTTTGCAGAGAGAGAAATTCTAACTGTGCCCGGTTCTCAACCCCTTCTGCTACCAATTCAAGATTAAGAGCCTGGGCTAAAGAAATAATTGTCGTTGCAATGGACGAGCTATCCTTATTATCAGGAATATCCTTGATAAAGGAGCGGTCTATCTTCAGAGTGTCAATGGGCATCATGCGTAAATATTGAAGGGAGGAATAGCCGGTACCGAAGTCATCGAGGGCTAGACGGATCCCTGCTTCTTTAAATTCTAATAATTGCTTGATTGCCGTCTGCTCATTACCCATCACCACACTTTCGGTAATCTCGAGTTCGAGGTGTGCAACTGGCAACCCGACTTCATGTACAATGGCGACAAGAGTTCCCACAAGGTCTTTCTCCATGAATTGACGAGCGGAAAGATTTACAGACACTGAAAGCTTTTTATTTTTTTCCAACCACTTTCCTGTATCCACACAGGCTTTCCTCAGAACATATTCCCCGATGGGGACAATCAACCCTGTTTCTTCGGCTAGCGGAACAAAGTCCAGAGGGGAAATAACCTGCCCGTCAGTGGTCTGCCACCGAATGAGGGCCTCCATGCCCAGGATTTCACCAGACCCAATAGAGACTTTGGGCTGATAATAGACGAGAAATTCTTCACGATCGAGAGCCACGCGCAGGCGATTCTCAAGAGAAAGGCGGTGAATCACCTTGGAATTCATGCCCTTGGTAAAAAACTGATAGCGGTTTTTTCCTTCTATCTTTGCCCGGTACATGGCCAATTCACCATTCTTCAACAGGGTCTCAGCATCACGGCCATCACCAGGAAAGGAGGTTATCCCTATACTGGCCGTAATAAAGGTTTCATAGCTGGTCAGATTAAAGGATGTGGTAAATTGATCGAGAATTTTTTCCGCAGTCACTACGACATCTTTCAAATCCTCACATTGCTCGAGCAAGATAGCGAAATCATCACCGCCGAGGCGCGCCACCGTCGTATCGTCCTCCACACACGCTTTAAGACGTTCTGCAACCTGCTGTAACAGAAAATCACCGGCCATATGTCCCAGTGAGTCATTAATATGTTTAAAATTATCAAGATCGAGACACAAAACCACAACATTATGTGAAGATTGCTGGGCGTGTCCTATCGCCACCCTCAAACGGTCAAGCATTAGAAAGCGGTTAGGCAACGAAGTCAGTGCGTCATGATACGCCTGGAAATGAATCTGGTCTTCATAACTGCGAATCTCTGTCAAATCATGAAAGACCGCAACATAATTGGTAACCCGGTCATACTCATCTGTAATTGCGGTAATGATCAAATATTCTGGATAGATCTCGCCATTCTTACGGCGGTTCCAGATCTCACCCTCCCATCTTCCTGTATCATTCAATATGGACCACATGGCTTGATAAAAAGCCTGGTCATGGCGATCAGATTTTAAAATGCTCGGCTTATTTCCCACTGCCTCTTCACGGCTGTATCCGGTAATATGGGTGAAGGCCTGATTGACTGACTGGATAATACCACTGGCATCGGTAATGGTAATTCCTTCAATACTGCTTTCAAAGACCCGGGCCGCCAGGGCCAGTTGTTTTTTCCTCTCCCTGTGCAGAGTAACGTCTTGGACTGTACCGAACATCCGCAGAGGGAGTCCATTTGTGTCATATTCAATTTCACCTTCAACGCGTACCTCCAGATAGTGACGGTGACGGGTAACAACACGATAATAAATATTAAATGGCTCTCCGGTGTCAAGAACATGCGTCACCGCATCCTGCACACGTTGACGATCATCAGGATGAACAAACTTCAGAAAGACATTATAGGAAACCACTCCCTGATTACTCTCTCTCTCTAATATCCGGTAAACCCCATCAGAAAAGAACAGATTGTTTTCTGGAATAAACCACTCCCAGTAGCCCAGCCTGGCAATCTCCTGAGCCTTGGTAAGGTTTGCCTTACTGGTGAGCAAACTATCTTCAGCCTCCTGCCTTTCAATAAGCAGAGCCAGGGTTCCGGCCACCACTTGCATAAAATTCAAATGTCGATCTTCACAGACGTGAGCAACCTCGACATAAAGCATCAATACCCCGAGCACTTTCTCCAAATGAACAATGGGAATAATATAATGATGCCGTTTTTCACTCGTCCCCAAGCGATACTGATCTTTACCGGGAAGTCCTCGAGTACAAATAATCTCTCTTT comes from Desulfocapsa sulfexigens DSM 10523 and encodes:
- a CDS encoding ABC transporter ATP-binding protein, with the protein product MSEAILQVSGLTKNFGGIKAIDKIDLDIHPGEIVALIGPNGAGKTTFFNCLTGIYTPTAGDIYLRNPETGKKTRLNGMKPNNITKIGMARTFQNIRLFPSMSVLENVMIGRHCRTKALILGAIFRGPATRREEEEIVDTSRGLLKKVGLHRQANEEARNLSYGAQRRLEIGRALATEPFLLLLDEPAAGMNPQETEALVTLIKAICKEGHSILLIEHDMKLVMSLSDRIFVMDYGKKIAQGTPEEVRSNPAVIKAYLGEDVDA
- a CDS encoding branched-chain amino acid ABC transporter permease; the protein is MDYFIELFFGGLTRGSIYALIALGYTMVYGIIGLINFAHGEIYMIGAFTSFIIATVLSIYGFPLLSIVIIAGLAAAVWSSAYGFTVEKLAYRPLRKAPRLAPLISAIGMSIFLQNYVLLAQTSDFLPFPELIPDFPFMEPVAHIVGSSDLVILVTTALVMIGLTFLIKFTKIGKAMRATAQDKTMAVLVGINVDRVISATFVIGSALAAIGGMLIASHIGQINFYIGFIAGIKAFTAAVLGGIGSIPGAVLGSLVLGLTESFATGYVSSDYEDVFAFSLLVLILIFKPSGLLGKAETKKV
- a CDS encoding branched-chain amino acid ABC transporter substrate-binding protein, with translation MHFGLKKKLFVATVALGFAMAIPAAGIAGDTIKLGVAGAQSGDLASYGLPTVKAAELVVEQYNAKGGINGNKVELLIEDDVCKPEVATNTATKLVTDGVDVVLGHICSGATKAALPIYKEAGVIVMSPSATAVDLTKSGDYSNFFRTIAPDDAQAEAMVDFTIGTLGAKKIAVIHDKGDYGKGLAEIAEGLVKASGKAEVALFEGVTPGAVDYTAIVQKIKRTGADAVIFGGYHPEASKIVSMMKKKRMDIPFVSDDGVKDDTFIKVAGDNAEGVYASGPQDNSANPVAIAAIEAHKKAYNEDPGAFFENAYSAALALLNAIEKAGTTDSAAVVKALQTETVATPVGNIHFDAKGDAVGVGFVMYVVKDGKYVVVE
- a CDS encoding EAL domain-containing protein — translated: MSSQSSSIFDKSTSLHGEELLRTLLNAMPDIVCFKDGNGRWLEANKADLELFQLLGIDYVGKKDSELAQFSPFYKGAFLSCEASDEESWKAGKPTQSEEIIPLPGGGSTILDIHKIPLFHENGNRKGLVVLGRDITSQKKAEEELKQRRWQESAINKLLRIGFRNVSLKEQLSEALDIIVKLPWLHFLPRGGIFLIDKKEPESLVLFVQKDMDVSLLKHCQTIRFGECLCGIAAQKREIICTRGLPGKDQYRLGTSEKRHHYIIPIVHLEKVLGVLMLYVEVAHVCEDRHLNFMQVVAGTLALLIERQEAEDSLLTSKANLTKAQEIARLGYWEWFIPENNLFFSDGVYRILERESNQGVVSYNVFLKFVHPDDRQRVQDAVTHVLDTGEPFNIYYRVVTRHRHYLEVRVEGEIEYDTNGLPLRMFGTVQDVTLHRERKKQLALAARVFESSIEGITITDASGIIQSVNQAFTHITGYSREEAVGNKPSILKSDRHDQAFYQAMWSILNDTGRWEGEIWNRRKNGEIYPEYLIITAITDEYDRVTNYVAVFHDLTEIRSYEDQIHFQAYHDALTSLPNRFLMLDRLRVAIGHAQQSSHNVVVLCLDLDNFKHINDSLGHMAGDFLLQQVAERLKACVEDDTTVARLGGDDFAILLEQCEDLKDVVVTAEKILDQFTTSFNLTSYETFITASIGITSFPGDGRDAETLLKNGELAMYRAKIEGKNRYQFFTKGMNSKVIHRLSLENRLRVALDREEFLVYYQPKVSIGSGEILGMEALIRWQTTDGQVISPLDFVPLAEETGLIVPIGEYVLRKACVDTGKWLEKNKKLSVSVNLSARQFMEKDLVGTLVAIVHEVGLPVAHLELEITESVVMGNEQTAIKQLLEFKEAGIRLALDDFGTGYSSLQYLRMMPIDTLKIDRSFIKDIPDNKDSSSIATTIISLAQALNLELVAEGVENRAQLEFLSLQNSKDMQIQGYLFSPPLPDAAFSELLNLNCPYDVVVSSPGRE
- a CDS encoding ABC transporter permease subunit, with amino-acid sequence MFPVKELKRSALISLWFAFLTFPIMVIKVNPIERTVDWRWDNMFFIALGSFVISILAKVYLLRKERLSGRKKVIKVVNEPFVHRILREPRFLYPLCLAVLVFAVAFPYFFSTYQTNIMTTALMYVVLGLGLNIVVGVAGLLDLGYVAFYAVGAYSYALLNLHFGMGFWAVLPIGGLFAAFLGILLGFPVLRLRGDYLAIVTLGFGEIIRLILENWNDFSSGPSGIANIPRPSFFGMDMNFESGIIYIYYIVVALVIFTIFVVNRLQDSRLGRAWLALREDEIACQAMGIDKTKTKLIAFSLGAFWAGIVGVIFAAKTTFVNPASFTFLESAIILSIVVLGGMGSIVGVIFGALILILMPEYLRALSEYRMLAFGGILVVMMVFKPDGIISNVRRSYRFKKQSTISE
- the lpxC gene encoding UDP-3-O-acyl-N-acetylglucosamine deacetylase codes for the protein MTSISLNPHQHTLKKSVSCYGVGLHSGDPVTLTIRPASENSGIRFFRIDLDDKQGIPAHMDKVVDTRLATTIADKEKYVSTTEHIMAALQGYGVDNATIELDGAEVPIMDGSAGPFMLLLKKAGLKKQRAMRKVLRITKKIVFTSGDTEIKILPYEGFKVSGEIHFDAPIIKTQSYSIDLTSEKFAKEISRARTFGYVEQVEELWANGLAQGGNLDNVIAIHWDRNTILNEGGLRFADEFIRHKVLDLIGDLALLGCPILGHVIASRCGHTQHLGFLMALVQAADCWEIVELETKGGQSVFHQVASTTKAMSKQIIPLIVPQPLNPANNVASASC
- the lpxK gene encoding tetraacyldisaccharide 4'-kinase; translation: MSQKFSSLYFFGRPFSPLYSGIMKIRESLYLRGIKRRYTFDVPVISVGNLTMGGTGKTPVVGMLASLLFKRGFKPAIISRGYGGGADSRVNVVSDGKETFLDAKAAGDEPCFLASSLPGVPVLTGIVRALPCRHAIEKLGCNVLILDDGFQHMSVRRDLDLVLFSAAKLAGNSRVFPGGDLREPVSALKRCHAFMITGITEVLQERAEKFAELLQRRFPGKPVFFTSYQAIGATSLKERQDQEISTLPSPLFGFCGIAQPELFKETLTKNGISPAGFMPLKDHQPFTPSLIKKIEHQAEQCNARGLITTEKDLVKLAPDSFQLPCFGLKMKVKAEPEFETFLKEILPDTLLN